In a single window of the Dehalococcoidia bacterium genome:
- a CDS encoding alpha/beta hydrolase: MRIAYSTVGSGPPLVVPPAGTSHLEVAWEFPPNRAFVEALAQRFTYITYDRRGCGLSDHDRTDFSLAAELACCEAVIDRLGLEQCRRL, translated from the coding sequence GTGCGCATCGCCTACTCCACCGTGGGCAGTGGCCCGCCGCTGGTCGTGCCGCCGGCGGGAACCAGCCACCTCGAAGTGGCCTGGGAGTTTCCACCTAATCGTGCGTTTGTCGAGGCGCTCGCGCAGCGATTCACGTACATCACATACGATCGCCGGGGCTGCGGACTTTCTGACCACGATCGCACCGACTTCTCGCTGGCGGCCGAGTTGGCGTGCTGCGAGGCAGTGATCGATCGATTGGGATTGGAACAGTGCCGGCGCTTGTGA